A single genomic interval of Deltaproteobacteria bacterium harbors:
- a CDS encoding DUF1800 domain-containing protein: MSSIDPRLRMSHLLRRAGFGAAPGELETRLDAGYEATVRELVEPAQVTDGLGDLDQQIGGLLDFSNIDDVRVWWIYRMIHSRRPLVEKMAFFWHGHFATANNKVGNPYLMYLQNQTFREHGLGRFEDLLQRVARDPAMLVYLDGASNTKGRPNENFAREVMELFTTGLGPYTETDVQEAARAFTGWGLSGNAFAFNPNQHDGDSKKFLGKQGNFDGTEVLSTLADHPATAQRLTARLFAFFVYPDPDPKTLAPFVKVWHDTRGDVREVLRAIFLSPIFSSEKAYRALIKSPAEYVIGSIRSLGGTIAPRQVAGLMARMGQDLFNPPSVKGWDGGEAWISTSTLFERFNFAASITTARGPEGTSHVNPEAVFGGIGPTSAKQMVELAANALLDGRASEPLRAAILRYVETPDPQGPKDGKGKPLTLFTDARVLDEKVRGMLHLLISSPEYQLS, encoded by the coding sequence ATGAGCTCGATCGATCCCCGCTTGCGCATGTCGCACCTGCTCCGGCGCGCGGGCTTCGGCGCGGCGCCAGGTGAGCTCGAGACGCGGCTCGACGCGGGCTACGAAGCCACGGTGCGCGAGCTCGTGGAGCCGGCGCAGGTGACCGACGGCCTCGGCGATCTCGATCAGCAAATTGGCGGGCTGCTCGACTTCTCCAACATCGACGACGTCCGCGTGTGGTGGATCTACCGGATGATCCACAGCCGCCGGCCGCTCGTGGAGAAGATGGCGTTCTTCTGGCACGGGCACTTCGCCACCGCGAACAACAAGGTCGGCAATCCGTACTTGATGTACCTGCAGAACCAGACCTTCCGCGAGCACGGGCTCGGCCGCTTCGAAGATCTGCTCCAGCGCGTGGCGCGCGACCCGGCGATGCTCGTGTACCTGGACGGCGCGTCGAACACCAAGGGCCGGCCCAACGAGAACTTCGCGCGCGAGGTGATGGAGCTCTTCACCACCGGGCTCGGGCCGTACACCGAGACCGACGTGCAAGAAGCCGCGCGCGCGTTCACCGGCTGGGGCCTCAGCGGCAATGCCTTCGCGTTCAATCCGAACCAGCACGACGGCGACTCGAAGAAGTTCCTCGGCAAGCAGGGCAACTTCGACGGGACGGAAGTCCTCTCCACGCTCGCGGATCACCCGGCGACGGCGCAGCGGCTCACGGCGCGGCTCTTCGCGTTCTTCGTCTACCCGGATCCGGATCCGAAGACGCTCGCGCCGTTCGTGAAGGTCTGGCACGACACCCGCGGCGACGTGCGTGAGGTGCTTCGCGCGATCTTCCTCTCGCCCATCTTCAGCTCGGAGAAAGCCTACCGCGCGCTCATCAAGAGTCCGGCGGAGTACGTCATCGGCTCCATTCGCAGCCTGGGCGGCACGATCGCGCCGCGCCAGGTGGCAGGGCTGATGGCGCGCATGGGCCAGGATCTCTTCAACCCGCCGAGCGTGAAGGGCTGGGACGGCGGAGAGGCGTGGATCTCGACCAGCACGTTGTTCGAGCGCTTCAACTTCGCCGCCTCGATCACCACCGCGCGCGGACCGGAGGGCACGAGCCACGTGAATCCCGAAGCGGTCTTTGGTGGTATCGGGCCCACGAGCGCCAAGCAGATGGTGGAGCTGGCGGCGAATGCGCTGCTCGACGGCCGCGCGTCGGAGCCGCTGCGCGCCGCCATCCTGCGCTACGTGGAGACGCCGGATCCGCAAGGGCCGAAGGACGGCAAGGGCAAGCCCCTCACGCTCTTCACCGACGCGCGCGTGCTCGACGAGAAGGTCCGCGGCATGTTGCACCTGCTGATTTCCTCTCCCGAGTACCAGCTGAGCTGA
- a CDS encoding serine/threonine protein kinase: MSAAPCPVDEVLARFSANLSAPGEAAAVQAHLLECAKCRSRLAGGSGETRTMRPGLPAEERPPENSQPMIRGETVGRYLVVGPLGEGGMGIVYLAYDPELDRKVALKLMRAESTGGKSASVGKNRLLREAQAMAKLHHPNVVAIHDVGTHGDKVFLALELVEGKTVRQWIDEVESPRPWREVLAIFVAAGRGLAAAHQAGLIHRDFKPSNVLLGKDGRVQVTDFGLARAIEGRDEEEPGEDSISDRGKDALDTTLTRPGAVMGTPGYMAPEQALAAPVDARTDEFSFCVALWEALYGERPFEGRVNPLNPVPPRDAPKGTNVPPWLRRVLLKGISMRPDERFPSMDALIAALDADPGVRRRRLVTAGGATFLAILLGSVVADLIVHRSGDACSNPQTRLAGTWDPTTQEAVKAAFLASGVNGADATWAYTEKSMNRTATAWVGAFEGACRATREDHAQSEAALQLRLDCLESQRLELHAVSALLQHADKPMVAAASGAMASLPQVSDCADARALAVIDQPTPQAAAKVEALRVKLAGANALLGVGKNRDAIPIFQAAAAEAQQLGFAPLQAQALMSLARAQGKDDDFAAAVQSGKQALDLAESSRMDQLAARAASRLLIGSALAGRPTAELEALTERTRALTARVGSDPLAQYELEHAICVVENRKGQSSEMIAHCQKGVELARSVYGADHPEMLSALDNLGAALDSVGRYDEELATYKQALAVSDAIFGQDSNGVRVVWTNLAELQADMGRLPDAEQAAQHVLSIAKINGENLDSAIALAIAAWADVAAGQVDRGLAEATQAAALGDKLGVAADPDFADVLRYAAGAHLAAGRAALAQADFAQILAIKQKALEPDSAEWVSYLMVGGAANLAANQPDAAKTQLERALTLSSAHPFFPGWVAQIRFNLAKALIASNGDRTRAVQLAKLARADFANLPERKGELAALDAWQQSALH, from the coding sequence GCTCGCGGCTCGCGGGCGGCTCCGGCGAGACGCGCACCATGCGGCCCGGCCTGCCCGCCGAAGAGCGCCCGCCCGAGAACTCCCAGCCCATGATCCGCGGCGAGACCGTGGGCCGCTACCTCGTGGTCGGCCCGCTCGGCGAGGGCGGCATGGGCATCGTGTACCTCGCGTACGACCCCGAGCTCGATCGCAAGGTGGCGCTCAAGCTGATGCGCGCCGAGAGCACCGGCGGCAAGAGCGCCTCGGTCGGCAAGAACCGCCTGCTCCGCGAAGCGCAGGCGATGGCCAAGCTGCACCACCCGAACGTCGTGGCCATTCACGACGTGGGCACCCACGGCGACAAGGTCTTCCTCGCGCTCGAGCTCGTCGAGGGCAAGACGGTGCGCCAGTGGATCGACGAGGTGGAGTCGCCGCGGCCGTGGCGCGAGGTGCTCGCCATCTTCGTCGCCGCGGGACGCGGGCTCGCCGCTGCACATCAGGCGGGCTTGATCCACCGCGACTTCAAGCCGTCGAACGTGCTGCTCGGAAAAGACGGGCGCGTGCAGGTGACCGACTTCGGCCTCGCGCGCGCCATCGAAGGCCGCGACGAAGAAGAGCCCGGCGAGGATTCCATCTCCGATCGCGGCAAGGACGCGCTCGACACCACGCTCACGCGGCCCGGCGCCGTGATGGGCACGCCCGGCTACATGGCGCCGGAGCAGGCCCTCGCCGCGCCCGTCGATGCACGCACCGACGAGTTCAGCTTCTGCGTCGCGCTCTGGGAGGCGCTCTACGGCGAACGTCCGTTCGAAGGCCGCGTGAACCCGCTGAATCCGGTTCCGCCGCGCGACGCGCCCAAGGGCACCAACGTCCCGCCGTGGCTGCGGCGCGTGCTGCTCAAGGGCATCTCGATGCGGCCCGACGAGCGCTTCCCGTCGATGGACGCGCTCATCGCCGCGCTCGACGCGGATCCCGGCGTGCGTCGCCGGCGCCTGGTGACCGCGGGCGGCGCGACGTTTCTCGCGATCTTGCTTGGATCCGTCGTCGCGGATCTCATCGTCCATCGCTCGGGCGACGCGTGCAGCAATCCGCAGACGCGCCTCGCAGGCACTTGGGATCCGACCACGCAAGAAGCGGTGAAGGCCGCGTTCCTGGCCTCGGGCGTGAACGGCGCCGACGCGACCTGGGCGTACACCGAGAAGTCGATGAATCGAACCGCGACCGCGTGGGTCGGCGCGTTCGAGGGCGCGTGTCGTGCGACGCGTGAAGACCACGCGCAGAGCGAAGCGGCGCTGCAATTGCGGCTCGATTGCCTCGAGTCGCAGCGGCTCGAGCTCCACGCGGTGAGCGCGCTCTTGCAACACGCGGACAAGCCCATGGTGGCCGCGGCGAGCGGCGCGATGGCGTCGCTTCCACAAGTGTCGGATTGCGCCGACGCCCGCGCGCTCGCGGTGATCGACCAGCCCACGCCGCAGGCAGCGGCCAAGGTCGAAGCGCTGCGCGTGAAGCTCGCGGGCGCCAACGCGCTCTTGGGCGTGGGCAAGAACCGCGACGCCATCCCCATCTTCCAGGCCGCGGCCGCCGAGGCGCAGCAGCTCGGCTTCGCGCCGCTGCAAGCGCAAGCGCTGATGTCGCTCGCCCGCGCGCAGGGCAAGGACGACGACTTCGCTGCCGCGGTGCAGAGCGGCAAGCAGGCCCTCGACCTCGCGGAGAGCTCGCGCATGGATCAGCTCGCGGCGCGCGCGGCGTCGCGGTTGTTGATTGGATCAGCGCTCGCGGGGAGGCCGACCGCAGAGCTCGAGGCGCTCACCGAGCGCACGCGCGCGCTCACGGCCCGCGTGGGCAGCGATCCTCTGGCGCAGTACGAGCTCGAGCACGCCATCTGCGTGGTCGAGAACCGCAAGGGCCAGAGCTCGGAGATGATCGCGCACTGCCAGAAGGGCGTGGAGCTCGCGCGCAGCGTGTACGGCGCGGATCACCCGGAGATGCTCAGCGCCCTCGACAACCTCGGCGCCGCGCTCGACAGCGTGGGCCGCTACGACGAAGAGCTCGCCACGTACAAGCAGGCGCTCGCGGTGAGCGACGCCATCTTCGGCCAGGACAGCAACGGCGTGCGCGTGGTGTGGACCAACCTCGCCGAGCTCCAGGCCGACATGGGCCGCCTCCCCGATGCCGAGCAGGCTGCGCAGCACGTGCTCAGCATCGCCAAGATCAACGGCGAGAACCTCGACTCGGCCATCGCGCTCGCGATCGCTGCGTGGGCGGACGTGGCCGCGGGTCAGGTCGATCGGGGACTCGCGGAGGCCACACAGGCCGCTGCGCTCGGCGACAAGCTCGGCGTCGCCGCGGATCCGGATTTCGCCGACGTGCTCCGCTACGCCGCCGGCGCGCACCTCGCGGCCGGCCGTGCCGCGCTGGCGCAGGCCGACTTCGCGCAGATCCTGGCCATCAAGCAGAAGGCGCTCGAGCCCGACAGCGCGGAGTGGGTGAGCTACCTCATGGTCGGCGGCGCCGCGAACCTGGCCGCGAACCAGCCCGACGCCGCGAAGACCCAGCTCGAGCGCGCGCTCACGCTCTCGAGTGCGCACCCGTTCTTCCCGGGTTGGGTGGCGCAGATTCGGTTCAACCTGGCGAAGGCGCTGATCGCGTCCAACGGCGATCGCACGCGCGCGGTGCAATTGGCGAAGCTCGCGCGCGCCGACTTCGCGAACCTGCCCGAGCGCAAGGGCGAGCTCGCCGCGCTCGATGCCTGGCAGCAGTCGGCGCTCCATTGA
- a CDS encoding DUF1501 domain-containing protein: protein MAIARRSFLQGVGLGAASLAVDGFPLELFADPKSTPGPALVLIQLAGGNDGLNTVAPLADPRYRKLRPKVGLDPNETLELDGKVALHNALVKLHTRFKANQLAIIQGVGYPKPSRSHFDSTAIWQMARLEPYREPEGWLGRALSKKGVDAKGFALLGVGGGSLSPALYAKANPATALSSLDAFSVQPDKKFPGDAPALVAALTALYAAPTKDHPTLGALTRVGQSALASSEVLKGAVSNSRSMVPYPRGPFGDQLKLIAQLLAVDLGIRVAHVTLGGFDTHANQKRQHQNLLSQLSEGVSALLDDLEAQGLGERVVVMTYSEFGRRVAENGSGGTDHGGGSVLFIAGKPVRGGLHGTAPDLSKLQDGDVPFAVDFRSVYASVLEGWLKLDAKSVLGASFPKLELFATT from the coding sequence ATGGCCATCGCGCGGCGGAGCTTTCTGCAAGGGGTGGGGCTGGGCGCGGCGTCGCTCGCGGTGGACGGCTTTCCGCTCGAGCTCTTCGCAGATCCCAAGTCGACGCCCGGGCCGGCGCTGGTGCTCATCCAGCTCGCGGGCGGAAACGATGGCCTGAACACCGTCGCGCCGCTGGCGGATCCGCGGTACCGCAAGCTGCGTCCGAAGGTCGGGCTGGATCCGAACGAGACGCTGGAGCTCGACGGCAAGGTGGCGCTGCATAACGCTTTGGTTAAGCTCCACACGCGCTTCAAGGCCAACCAGCTCGCCATCATCCAGGGCGTGGGTTATCCCAAGCCGAGCCGCTCGCACTTCGACTCCACGGCGATCTGGCAGATGGCGCGGCTCGAGCCGTACCGCGAGCCCGAGGGCTGGCTGGGGCGCGCGCTCTCGAAGAAGGGCGTCGACGCCAAGGGCTTCGCGCTGCTCGGCGTGGGCGGTGGCTCGCTCTCGCCCGCGCTCTACGCGAAGGCGAATCCCGCCACAGCGCTGTCGTCGCTCGATGCGTTCAGCGTGCAGCCGGACAAGAAGTTCCCCGGCGACGCGCCCGCGCTGGTGGCCGCGCTCACCGCGCTCTATGCCGCGCCGACGAAGGATCACCCGACGCTCGGCGCGCTCACCCGCGTGGGCCAGAGCGCGCTGGCGTCGAGCGAGGTGCTCAAGGGCGCGGTGAGCAACTCGCGCTCGATGGTGCCCTACCCGCGCGGGCCGTTTGGCGATCAGCTCAAGTTGATCGCCCAGCTCCTCGCGGTGGATCTCGGCATCCGCGTGGCGCACGTGACGCTGGGCGGCTTCGACACGCACGCCAACCAGAAGCGCCAGCACCAGAATCTCTTGTCCCAGCTCTCCGAGGGCGTGAGCGCGCTGCTCGACGACCTCGAGGCGCAGGGGCTCGGCGAACGCGTGGTGGTGATGACGTACTCGGAGTTCGGCCGGCGCGTGGCGGAGAACGGCAGCGGCGGCACGGATCACGGCGGTGGGAGCGTGCTCTTCATCGCGGGCAAGCCGGTGCGCGGCGGCCTGCACGGCACCGCGCCCGACCTCTCGAAGCTGCAAGACGGCGACGTGCCCTTCGCCGTCGACTTCCGGTCCGTGTACGCGAGCGTGCTCGAGGGCTGGCTCAAGCTCGACGCCAAGAGCGTCCTCGGCGCGAGCTTCCCCAAGCTCGAGCTGTTCGCGACGACGTAA
- a CDS encoding AgmX/PglI C-terminal domain-containing protein, whose amino-acid sequence MKALLAALILANPGAAVPVSREPPAAELNEVQKFLQMHRRELVRVFNDALQRDPALHGALALKLTIETSGQVSKAEAVDVTLNDPDVVKRLCRAAEAWKLAPHAGGAWIVKMPLNLKMD is encoded by the coding sequence TTGAAGGCGCTCCTGGCGGCGCTGATCCTCGCGAATCCGGGCGCCGCCGTGCCGGTGTCGCGCGAGCCGCCCGCGGCGGAGCTGAACGAGGTTCAGAAGTTTCTCCAGATGCATCGCCGCGAGCTGGTGCGCGTGTTCAACGACGCGCTCCAGCGCGATCCTGCCCTCCACGGTGCGCTCGCGCTGAAGCTGACGATCGAGACCAGCGGCCAGGTGTCGAAGGCCGAAGCCGTCGACGTCACGCTCAACGATCCCGACGTGGTGAAGAGGCTCTGCCGCGCGGCCGAGGCGTGGAAGCTCGCGCCGCACGCCGGTGGCGCGTGGATCGTGAAGATGCCGCTCAACCTCAAGATGGACTGA
- a CDS encoding NAD(P)-binding domain-containing protein, producing MRIVILGPGRIGSALAGLLVDAGHEVMLSAYRDADAAFNLADAIGARMGSLEDAADFGEVFFLTVPHSVVGPVLQRLHDARGVLVDCTNQWGGYVPEGVHSTSEQVAQLVPKLAVVKAFNTIRADELRGRAHSQAPVAVVFSTDSQGAASVVDKLVRDCGFAPLNLGPLSNGLLQEPGSVYFLKVMDLDEALRIAKELESAEGMPPSVPQ from the coding sequence ATGCGAATCGTGATCCTCGGCCCCGGGCGCATCGGCAGCGCGCTCGCCGGCCTGCTCGTCGACGCCGGCCACGAGGTGATGCTCAGCGCCTACCGCGACGCCGACGCTGCCTTCAACCTCGCGGACGCCATCGGCGCGCGCATGGGCAGCCTGGAAGACGCGGCCGACTTTGGCGAGGTGTTCTTCCTCACCGTGCCGCACAGCGTGGTGGGCCCGGTGCTCCAGCGCCTGCACGACGCGCGAGGCGTCCTCGTGGACTGCACCAACCAGTGGGGCGGCTACGTCCCGGAGGGCGTCCACTCCACGAGCGAGCAGGTGGCGCAGCTCGTCCCCAAGCTCGCGGTGGTGAAGGCCTTCAACACCATCCGCGCCGACGAGCTGCGCGGCCGCGCCCACAGCCAGGCGCCGGTGGCGGTGGTGTTCTCCACCGACAGCCAGGGCGCCGCGTCCGTCGTCGACAAGCTGGTGCGCGACTGCGGCTTCGCGCCGCTCAACCTGGGGCCGCTGTCCAACGGCCTGCTCCAGGAGCCGGGCAGCGTTTACTTCCTCAAGGTGATGGACCTCGACGAGGCCCTGCGCATCGCCAAGGAGCTGGAGTCGGCGGAGGGCATGCCGCCCTCGGTGCCACAGTAG
- a CDS encoding carboxymuconolactone decarboxylase family protein, producing MDPNAVYAEIKQMLGTVPAFLKLIPKDELEAEWNLFKHIELEDGIIPNKYRELMGVAISAATKCRYCALFHTEAAKLFGASDAEIEYAVRYAKNSAGWSAYLNGMQVDLGGFKKEVGEIVAYVASQQGGMAGKKPDQKTPTTRM from the coding sequence ATGGATCCCAATGCCGTCTACGCAGAGATCAAGCAGATGCTCGGCACCGTGCCGGCCTTCCTCAAGCTCATCCCCAAGGACGAGCTCGAGGCGGAGTGGAACCTCTTCAAGCACATCGAGCTCGAGGACGGCATCATCCCCAACAAGTACCGCGAGCTGATGGGCGTGGCCATCTCGGCGGCCACCAAGTGCCGCTACTGCGCGCTCTTCCACACCGAGGCTGCCAAGCTCTTCGGCGCCAGCGACGCGGAGATCGAGTACGCCGTGCGTTACGCCAAGAACTCTGCCGGCTGGAGCGCGTACCTGAACGGGATGCAGGTGGACCTCGGCGGCTTCAAGAAGGAGGTCGGCGAGATCGTGGCCTACGTGGCCAGCCAGCAGGGCGGCATGGCCGGCAAGAAGCCGGATCAGAAGACGCCCACCACGCGCATGTAA
- a CDS encoding SDR family NAD(P)-dependent oxidoreductase, whose protein sequence is MARVLILGANSAIAAEVARLCAARGDGLYLVGRDAEKLAALRAELSPSMLGVEAADLADTQNNAGVIDRALFAMGGVDLALVAHGLLGDQEKSEHEWAEAERVLTTNYLSAVSLLIPLANALEAQQSGVLAVITSVAGDRGRPRNYTYGSAKGALNIYLQGVRSRLYRAGARVYAIRLGPVETPMTATHPKNALFAQPRPIAEQLLRAVEGRREDLYLPWFWRPIMAVVRNLPEPLFQRIGFLSGR, encoded by the coding sequence ATGGCGCGGGTGCTGATCCTGGGAGCGAACTCGGCGATCGCCGCGGAGGTGGCGCGGCTCTGCGCCGCGCGCGGTGACGGCCTCTACCTCGTGGGCCGCGACGCCGAGAAGCTCGCAGCCCTCCGCGCGGAGCTGTCCCCGTCGATGCTCGGCGTCGAGGCCGCAGATCTCGCCGACACCCAAAACAACGCGGGCGTGATCGACCGCGCGCTCTTCGCCATGGGCGGCGTGGACCTGGCGCTGGTGGCCCACGGGCTGCTCGGCGACCAGGAGAAGAGCGAGCACGAATGGGCCGAGGCCGAGCGGGTGCTGACCACGAACTACCTGAGCGCGGTGTCGCTGCTCATCCCGCTGGCCAACGCGCTCGAGGCGCAGCAGAGCGGCGTGCTGGCGGTGATCACCTCCGTCGCCGGCGATCGCGGGCGGCCGCGCAACTACACCTACGGCTCGGCCAAGGGCGCGTTGAACATCTACCTCCAGGGCGTGCGCTCGCGCCTGTATCGCGCGGGCGCGCGCGTGTACGCGATTCGCCTGGGCCCGGTGGAGACGCCCATGACCGCCACGCACCCCAAGAACGCGCTCTTCGCCCAGCCGCGGCCCATCGCCGAGCAGCTCTTGCGTGCGGTCGAGGGCCGCCGCGAGGACCTCTACCTGCCCTGGTTCTGGCGGCCGATCATGGCCGTGGTGCGCAACCTGCCCGAGCCCCTCTTCCAGCGCATCGGCTTCCTCTCAGGTCGTTAA
- a CDS encoding aldo/keto reductase, which translates to MTAAAVEADSFTHKYVRALDRRVHRLGLAASYGIPEAGVRKAFDAGVQYVFWNPFARAITQVLKSLKPGDREKLVIATGPTLGFTGGSVRARAEKALKILKTDYLDVFQLFWLGKTSAWTAATERELVHLKESGKVRVLGVSIHDRERAGRLALDSPLDLFMIRYNAAHPGAERDIFPHLSKRQPAIVAYTATDWRKLLKRPSGWKGNVPTAGDCYRFCLSNPHVDIVLNGPKNTAQFDENLAALEKGPLSDAELEELRALGKVVHG; encoded by the coding sequence ATGACCGCCGCCGCCGTCGAGGCCGATTCCTTCACCCACAAGTACGTTCGTGCGCTCGATCGCCGGGTGCACCGCCTGGGCCTGGCCGCGAGCTACGGCATCCCCGAGGCCGGCGTCCGCAAGGCCTTCGACGCGGGCGTGCAGTACGTGTTCTGGAATCCCTTCGCGCGAGCGATCACCCAGGTGCTCAAGTCGCTCAAGCCCGGCGATCGCGAGAAGCTGGTCATCGCCACCGGGCCCACGCTCGGCTTCACCGGCGGCTCGGTGCGCGCTCGGGCCGAGAAGGCGCTGAAGATCCTCAAGACCGACTACCTCGACGTCTTCCAGCTCTTCTGGCTGGGCAAGACCAGCGCCTGGACCGCGGCCACCGAGCGCGAGCTCGTGCACTTGAAGGAGAGCGGCAAGGTGCGGGTGCTGGGCGTGTCGATCCACGACCGTGAGCGCGCGGGCAGGCTGGCCCTCGACTCGCCGCTCGATCTCTTCATGATCCGCTACAACGCCGCCCACCCCGGCGCCGAGCGCGACATCTTCCCGCACCTCTCCAAGCGCCAGCCCGCAATCGTGGCCTACACCGCGACGGACTGGCGCAAGCTGCTCAAGCGACCGAGCGGCTGGAAGGGCAACGTGCCCACCGCCGGCGATTGCTACCGCTTCTGCCTATCGAACCCGCACGTGGACATCGTGCTCAACGGCCCGAAGAACACCGCCCAGTTCGACGAGAACCTGGCTGCGCTGGAGAAGGGCCCGCTCTCCGACGCCGAGCTCGAGGAGCTTCGCGCGCTCGGGAAAGTGGTTCACGGCTAG